One segment of Procambarus clarkii isolate CNS0578487 chromosome 1, FALCON_Pclarkii_2.0, whole genome shotgun sequence DNA contains the following:
- the LOC138364058 gene encoding LOW QUALITY PROTEIN: protein CASC3-like (The sequence of the model RefSeq protein was modified relative to this genomic sequence to represent the inferred CDS: inserted 2 bases in 1 codon): MRNFFLSFQGSDGGECETANEEELGEEEEEEEDELIIMPDGLVLGEDNKPLDDDEDRKNPQYIPKKGTFYEHDDRTAAEDDVEKPVEEPVVKKEVGKKKVWKEDDKWNHDKFNEFDQSPKSREEIMAIYGYDIRNEGPPKAHCRRRYGRGPNKYTRNWKDLDAYSKPVRGSIRGGPGRGGPRSLHGSRKTLDNDEEFPVLNSPQYKKHEGDKYNDLNKFESPVTRSEVPGAIVDNLHTGDNENYKPEQTAPLASPQQQLPPQYHQQQQQQQQQQQQQQQQQLHKISGFSPQPQDVCADGYGGRGRGYRGSGRGYNRGRGYNREREQHRYNEDSWGQYYQDNCPSGRGNYRGGHQQRLPQPHTPHTPRDIEEITAMLKNISISSQNRKEPFRNKNRGGGGNVDNRRNTMPPRLQESAAAAANMQGRGNRGGNASPDGDSSSSRPKRYSSQRQRSIPGQQVSPFPPQHGYMDPSVDAGYQGGVNDGGIVTSAGHTVTAPHTQHPLAGGAPPTFVPPAFTTSPPTFPPEPFLGRPPAPRMFPPVTQSPHLFGPPVAPPVPVPPVGGPPPVAGPLGAPPVGAPPVPGPPVTGPPFLPPENMINFGAHPGPLPGAAPHPPQFPPFQGYTPGPVSQPGEIYSNGVTYYNTESQQHLPRSIPPLQKSPKAAIPIVPPPEXENKKDGMSLTQDETSAPIVLESRVQDHEEPTSKEQSTSNGHTVLQDDPKEEYVMPLDSSSNDGVCQSQQPSQPETLELECKEVLQKDIASCDTHSQLDTNIETTLDVVSVKVESSENNIRSSKESLPVSVESLPTEQNNEAVTSGHILETPDTAVAAS; encoded by the exons ATGAGGaattttttcttgtctttccagGGAAGTGATGGAGGTGAGTGTGAAACTGCTAATGAGGAAGAGcttggggaagaggaggaggaggaagaggatgagctCATTATAATGCCAGATGGTCTTGTATTAGGGGAG GACAACAAGCCATTAGATGACGATGAGGATCGGAAAAACCCTCAGTATATCCCCAAGAAAGGAACTTTTTATGAGCATGATGACCGGACCGCTGCCGAAGACGATGTAGAGAAACC GGTTGAAGAACCAGTCGTTAAAAAGGAAGTTGGTAAGAAGAAAGTTTGGAAAGAGGATGATAAGTGGAACCATGACAAATTTAATGAGTTTGACCAATCTCCCAAGTCCCGGGAAGAGATAATGGCTATATATGGTTATGATATACGTAATGAAGGTCCTCCAAAAGCTCATTGTAGAAGGCGTTATGG TCGTGGACCAAACAAATATACACGCAATTGGAAGGATTTGGATGCCTACTCCAAGCCTGTTCGTGGTTCCATACGCGGAGGTCCTGGAAGAGGTGGGCCCAGGTCTTTGCATGGCAGCCGAAAAACTCTAGACAACGATGAAGAATTCCCGGTATTGAATTCTCCACAATACAAAAAACACGAAGGCGATAAATATAATGACCTCAACAAGTTTGAATCTCCTGTGACAAGATCAGAAGTGCCAGGAGCAATTGTTGACAATTTGCATACAG GTGATAATGAAAATTATAAACCAGAACAAACGGCACCATTAGCCTCACCACAGCAGCAGTTACCACCGCAgtatcatcagcagcagcagcagcagcaacaacagcagcagcaacaacaacagcagcagctacaCAAGATCTCAGGTTTTAGTCCACAACCCCAAGATGTATGTGCTGATGGCTATGGTGGACGTGGCAGAGGTTACAGAGGTTCTGGTAGAGGTTACAATCGTGGCAGAGGCTATAATCGAGAACGTGAACAACATAG ATATAATGAGGACAGTTGGGGCCAGTATTACCAAGACAATTGTCCCAGTGGCCGTGGTAATTATAGAGGCGGACACCAGCAGCGTTTACCCCAACCACATACTCCCCATACACCCAGAGATATAGAAGAAATAACAGCAATGTTAAAGAACATCAGTATCAGTTCACAAAATAGAAAAGAGCCGTTCAGGAACAAAAATC gtggtggaggtggaaatGTGGATAACAGACGCAACACAATGCCTCCACGACTGCAGGAATCGGCCGCTGCTGCAGCCAACATGCAAGGTCGGGGAAACAGAGGTGGTAATGCATCTCCTGACGGAGATAGCTCATCTTCTAGACCAAAAAGATACTCGTCTCAAAGACAACGCTCCATTCCTGGGCAGCAAGTTTCACCCTTCCCACCGCAACATGGTTATATGGATCCATCTGTAGATGCAG GCTACCAGGGAGGAGTAAATGATGGAGGCATTGTGACATCAGCAGGTCACACAGTGACAGCTCCTCATACCCAGCATCCATTGGCTGGTGGTGCTCCTCCAACCTTTGTTCCTCCAGCCTTTACAACTTCACCTCCAACTTTCCCACCAGAACCTTTCTTAGGACGGCCTCCTGCACCTCGGATGTTCCCGCcagtcacacagtcaccacacctctTTGGTCCTCCAGTGGCGCCGCCTGTGCCTGTTCCACCTGTGGGTGGTCCACCTCCAGTGGCAGGTCCTCTAGGTGCTCCTCCGGTGGGTGCACCCCCAGTCCCTGGTCCTCCAGTTACTGGCCCACCATTCTTACCCCCTGAGAACATGATTAATTTTGGAGCTCATCCCGGTCCTCTCCCAGGGGCtgctcctcacccacctcagttcCCGCCATTCCAGGGTTACACTCCTGGTCCTGTG TCACAGCCTGGAGAGATCTACAGCAATGGAGTGACATATTACAACACTGAGAGTCAGCAGCATCTACCAAGAAGTATACCACCATTGCAGAAAAGCCCGAAGGCAGCAATTCCGATAGTGCCACCCCCTGA AGAGAATAAGAAGGACGGAATGTCTCTTACCCAAGATGAAACTTCAGCACCAATTGTCCTGGAAAGTAGGGTGCAAGATCATGAAGAACCCACTAGTAAAGAACAGTCCACTAGTAATGGTCACACTGTGCTTCAGGATGATCCCAAGGAAGAATATGTCATGCCTCTAGATTCTTCTAGCAATGATGGTGTGTGTCAATCCCAGCAACCATCACAGCCAGAAACGTTAGAGCTAGAATGCAAGGAAGTTTTGCAGAAGGATATTGCATCATGTGACACTCATTCACAGCTGGACACTAATATAGAAACCACCTTAGATGTAGTTTCTGTGAAAGTAGAATCATCTGAAAACAATATAAGGTCATCCAAGGAATCCTTACCCGTGTCAGTAGAATCTTTACCTACTGAGCAAAATAATGAAGCAGTAACATCTGGTCACATATTGGAAACACCTGACACAGCAGTAGCAGcttcataa